AACTCAAGAGCTGTTTGACCATCATGCAGCAAATTGACTGAATGCCCTTGGTCGCGCAAGTGATGCGCGATCCCCTGAGCAAGAGCAAGATTATCTTCAACGATGGCAATGCGCATTAATCTGCCCCATGATAGTTTCGTGCAAGGTTGACCAAGCATGGTGCGAGAATCAAGGGCGAAAAGCTTGCCCTGATTTCATAAATTTTACGCAATATGAGCGTTATTGGGAGGAACTATGAAACTATCAAACTTTACCCGCCGCGCCGTTATGGCAACGGCCGCAGCCGCAGCTTTCGCACTGCCTGCACAGGCTGATGTGGATATGTCTGGAAAAACCATCGAATGGACAATCCCGTTCTCAGAAACAGGGGGCTCGGCCAAATGGGCAAATTTCTTTGCCCCACTTTTGTCCGAAGCACTGCCTGGCAACCCCTCTGTTGTGGTTAAATTTATGCCCGGCGCGGGCTCTACGAAAGGTGCCAACTGGTTTCAAGAGCAAACAAATGGCGACGGCACTGTGATGTTTGGCTCTTCGGGCTCAACTCAATTTCCATATTTGCTTGGGGATCCGCGTGTTCGCTATGAATATAATGACTGGAACCCCGTAATGGCTTCAGGCACCGGCGGTGTGGCCTATTTGAACGCTGAAGACGGAGCAAAATTTGACGGCACAGCAAATAATCTTAAAGACACCACGTTTATCTATGGCAACCAAGGTGCAACCCGCCTTGACCTGATCCCTGCTTTGGCATGGGAAATGTTGGGCATGAATGTTGAACATGTACTTGGCATTAAAGGACGCGGCGATGGGCGCAAAATGTTCGAGTCAGGCGAGGCAACTATCGATTATCAAACATCATCCGGCTATTTAAAGGGATCCGCTGCATTGGTCGACGCGGGCAAAGCAGTTCCGATGATGACTTGGGGATCATTAAGCGCAAATGGCGATATCGTGCGCGATCCAACATTCCCAGAACTGCCTACGTTCAAAGAAGTTTGTGATGCAACCGATGGGTGCGAAACATCTGGCCCCAAATGGGATGCTTGGAAGGCTTTCTTTGTTGCCGGATTTCCATCACAAAAGATCGCATTCCTACCTGCGGGTACGGACCAAGAGATTGTTGATACTTTCGCAAATGCCTTTGCAGAAATCAAAGCGCGCCCAGATTTTGCTGAAATCTCAGCAAAACGTTTGGGTAAATATCCGATGTACACAGGCGCTGACGCCAAAGCGGCCTTGGGCAATGCAATAACCGTGAATGCTGAAGCTAAAGGCTTTGTTGTTGATTGGTTGAAGGATCAATTCGGCGTTGAGTTGAAATAAGCTGATTGTTTTAGATGCGCCCCCTCGCAGTGAGGGGGCGTTTTTCAAAACAGTGCGACGGAGCCTTTATGGACATTTTTATAGATGCGCTGCCCGCTCTTGGGTCAGCTTGGGCACAAATTTTGCAACCGATTGTGATCGGGTATCTGGTTTTAGGTGTCTGTATGGGCTTGGTAATTGGAGTGTTTCCTGGCCTTGGCGGGATTGCCGGCTTGTCGCTGTTACTGCCTTTCATGTTTGGGATGGATCCCACTCTTGGTCTTGCACTGATGATCGGAATGATCGCTGTGGTGCCGACATCTGATACGTTTGCCTCTATACTGATGGGAATTCCTGGCTCTTCAGCCTCACAGGCCACTGTCCTTGATGGGTTTCCAATGGCCAAACGCGGGCAAGCGGCCCGCGCGCTTTCAGCGGCGTTTGCGTCTTCCCTTTTTGGAGGCTTGGTCGGGGCTGCTTTTTTGACCATTTTTATTCTTGTGGCACGGCCGGTTGTGCTTCTGTTTAAATCGCCCGAGCTGCTAATGGTTTCAATTTTTGGTCTGTCTATGGTTGGAATTCTGGCGGGACGCATAGCAATTAAGGGGGTCGTGGCGGCCGGTCTCGGCTTACTGATCGGATCAATTGGCGAGGGCCCATTTAATGGTGAACTGCGCATGTCCAGTTATGACTATCCGTATCTAACGGACGGTCTTAAGTTGGTGATCGTGGGTTTGGGTGTTTTTGCCGTTCCTGAAATCATCGCTTTGTTAAGGCAAGATAAAGCTATTTCTGACCGACAAGCACTTGGCGGAGGATGGCTTTTAGGCATTAAAGATTGGTGGCGCAACAAATGGCTATCGGCAAGATGCTCAATCATTGGCGTCATCGTTGGTGTTATCCCCGGGCTTGGCGGCTCGGTGGTGGATTGGATCGCGTACGGACATACGATTCAAACCAGCAAAGAAAAATCCGAATTTGGCAAAGGCGATGTGCGCGGCGTGATCGGGCCTGAAAGCTCGAATAATGCCAAAGAGGGAGGCGGGCTCGTGCCCACTTTACTTTTTGGGATTCCGGGCTCAGGCTCAATGGCAGTTTTTATTGGAGCGCTGGCGCTTTTGGGAAATGGCATTGATGTTGGTCCCAGCTTGCTAGAAAACAATCTTGGTTTCACGTATTCGATCGTTTGGCTCTTAGCCTTGGCCAATGTGGTGGGCACGATTTTTTGCATTGCGCTGTCTGGTGGGATCGCAAAATTAACCAATATCCGCTTTGCATTGCTGGCCCCTTTTATCTTTATGATAATTTCTTTTGCCGCCTTTCAAAGCGGGCAGAACCTGATGGATCTTGTGGCACTTTTTGCGATCGGCTTCTTGGGGATAATGATGCGCCGATTTGACTGGTCTCGCCCGGCTTTTTTGATCGGTTTTGTTTTGGCTAATGCGGTTGAAAACTATTCCAATAATGCAAACCAAATCGCCGGTATCCGTTTCCGGCAAAGTTGGGAGGCCGGCATGAATTACATTCTGTCTCCCATCGTTATTGTTTTAATTATAATCACGCTTTTATCAGTTGTGATCGGATTGCGTCAGGCGAAAAATATTTTATCCGAAGGCGAAGTTCCGTCAGGAACAAAACGCGCCCCTTTAGTCTTTTTAATCTGTGTGATCGGGTTTATCTCATACGCGCTTTGGGATGCCCTTAGCATTCCTGATTATGCGGCCACCGATCGTGTATTTCCAGTTTTTGTGGCCTCCATTTCTCTTATAGGTGCATTAGTATTGTTAATACAAATGATGCTCGTACCTGAAACGCATGGATTGTTCGCGGATCGTGAAAACAGCGGCGAAGAGCAAACCGCACAATATCGTCTCTGGCCTACATTAGCTTGGTTTGCCTTTTTGTTGATCTTGACCGCGCTGACCGGTTTCATAATCGCGCTGGCTGTTTTCTTGGCTAGTTTTATGAGGTACCGAGCACAATTGGGTTGGCCAATGACTTGGGTATATTCAATCTTGGGCATTAGTTTCATGTTATTTATGGCATGGTTGCTCAACAGAGATTTTCCGCCAGGTCTATTACAATCTTATTTTGACCTACCATGGCCCTTTACATGATAGTGGCGCCATAGGGATGGCAGCAAGCACATTAAAGCTTTTATCGCTTAGCGGCGATGGTATCGGCCCCGAGATCGTGCAAGCCACAAAGACAGTTTTGACTGCTTTGACACAATCATGCGGGCTGCAGATCGCTTGGGAAGATATGGAGATCGGGCTTTCTGCTCTAAAAGCAAGCGGCAGCACTATTCCAGATACAGTGATCACAGCCGCAAAAGAAGTTGATGGCGTGCTGCTCGGTCCGGTGTCCCATAATGTTTATCCACCTGTTTCTAAAGGGGGGCTAAACCCCTCTGGAGTGTTGCGGCGCGAATTAGAACTATTTGCAAATATTCGTCCGGCATTGTCGTTAGAGGCGTTACCAAACCCAATCTCAAAACCTATCGATCTGGTCATATATCGTGAAAATCTGGAAGGTTTTTATGCGGATCGTAACATGGCCTCGGGCGGATCAGAATTCATTGCGGTAGAGGGCGTGGCCTTGGCCATGCGCAAGATTACGGCGCAAGGTTCAAAACGTATTGCACGCGCAGCTTTTGAGGGTGCAATGCAACGGCCGGCCAGACATGTCACGGCTGTCCATAAAGCCAATGTAATGCGTTTGACTGATGGGCTTTTTCTAAAAGAAGTGCGTAAAATGGCGGCGCATTATCCGGATGTGGTATATGATGAAATACTGGTTGATGCAGCGGCTGCCCTGTTGGTACGAGATCCGGGCCGCTTTGATGTTATCGTGACCACCAATATGTTTGGCGATATCTTATCAGATCTTGCCTCAGAGCTGTCTGGAGGCTTAGGTTTAGCCGGATCTTTAAACCTCGGGACGGAGCACGCAGTGGCGCAAGCGCAGCATGGATCAGCTCCGGATATTGCAGGGTTAAATCAGGCAAACCCAACCTCGCTCATTCGTTCAACCGCAATGCTTCTCCTGCATCTTGGGGCAATAGATCCCGCCGCCTTATTGACAGAGTGCCTACAATCGGTGCTTTCTGACCCAACCAGCCGGACCCGTGATTTGGGTGGCCGGTTAGGCACGCAGGAATTTGCGGCACATTTGGCCAACCTAATTAGGAAAGAAAAGCGATGAGCCAGACGCCAATCCCTTTTATCTTTATGCGCGGCGGTACTTCACGCGGCCCTTATTTCAATCGAGCAGACCTACCGCAAAATTTGGATCAATTGGCCAACGTACTCATTTCAGCTCTTGGCTCTGGTCATGCCCTGAACATAGATGGGATCGGCGGGGGCAATGCCGTCACGACCAAGGTGGCAATGCTTTCCAGATCAAATCTACCCGGGGCAGATATTGACTATTTTTTCGCACAGGTCAGCGTGGAAGATGGTTTGGTCGATTTTAAACCAACCTGCGGTAATATTCTCTCAGGCGTGGCATCGGCAGCGATTGAAATGGGTTTACACCCCTCCTCGGAGGGGGAAACCTCGGTCGCTATACATGCAGTGAATACAGGCGCTGAAATCATCGCTAAAGTACAAACGCCAAGAGGGCAGATAAGCTATGCCGGCCAGGCGGCAATTGACGGAGTGCCCGGAACGGCCGCGCCGGTTGAGCTGAATTTTATGAAAGTTGCGGGTTCTTCAACAGGGGCCTTTTTGCCAACTGGCAATTTAACCGATGAAATTGATGGCATCCCGGTCACTTGCATGGATGTGGCGATGCCTATGGTGATTGCGCGCGCAGCTGATTTTGGCTTGAGCGGGTATGAAACACGAGATGAACTCGATAAAAATACAGTGTTTTTTCAATGTATGGAGGCGCTGCGCATTAAAGCGGGCGCCGCCATGGGCATGGGCGATGTGCGTAGATCTGTGACGCCGAAATTTGGTCTAATAGCACCAGCTACGCATGGTGGAAGTTTAACAACGCGTTATTTCATGCCTTGGAAAACGCACCCCACAATGGCTGTAACCGGCAGTCAATGTTTGGCCTCTTGTGCGTTAACCCCGGGAACCGTGGCGGATGGGTTGCTGGAAAGGCCTATGGAAATACCTGCTAAAATAACTTTAGAACATCCGATGGGCTCCATGGAGGTGTTGGTTGATTACCGTCTGAAGGATGGTGCATTTGAACATAAATCGGCGGGGTTGATCCGTACCTGTCGAAAACTTGCAGACGGACAGGTTTATGTGCCAGCTGAGATTTGGGATGGACATACGGGTCGATGAAACTGGCAATCTTAGACGATTGGTTCAACACACTGCGTGGCTTGACCTGTTTTTCAAAACTGAATGGGATAGAGGTGACGGTCTTTACCGATCACGAAACAGATATCTCAAAATTGGCGATGCGCCTTCGGCCATTTGATGCGTTGGTTCTTTTTCGAGAGCGTACGGCGATTACAGCCGAATTGCTGGATCAATTACCAAACTTAAAATTAATCTCGCAGCGCAGTGTTTATCCGCATGTGGATGTCGAGGCTTGTTCGCGAAACGGTGTATTGCTGTGTTCTAATATGCATTCTGGTACGCCCTCTTTTGCTGCAGCAGAACATACATGGGCGCTGATCATGGCCAGTATGCGGCAAATTCCTCAGCAGATGGCTAGCCTACAAGCGGGTCATTGGCAGATGGGAGTTGGGAAAACTTTGCATGGTCGTCGTTTGGGCCTTTATGGGTATGGACGCATTGGTAAAACAGTCGCCGGCTACGCAGAGGCTTTTGGGATGGACGTGGTTTGGTGGGGCTCTGAGACAGGGCGCAAACGCGCCAAGTTGAACGGCCAAAAAGTGGCGCCCACGCGTTCAGAGTTTTTTGCAAGCGCCGATGTGATTTCTGTACATGTGCGTCTAAAACCAGAAACGCGTGGATTGATTACCACAACGGATTTTGCATCAATGCGCCCCGATGCGCTTTTCGTAAATACATCCCGTGCGGCGCTTATCGAACCAGGCGCTCTTTTGGAGGCGTTAAATGCCGGAAGACCAGGGCGTGCGGCCATAGATGTATTTGATCAAGAACCGATCACCTGGCCCGCTGATCCCCTGGCCACGCATCCAAATCTTATCTGCACGCCGCATATCGGATTTGTCACCGAAGATGAATTTGAACTGCAATTTTCAGATATTTTTGATCAGGTGATTGCCTTTCAAGCGGGCGCGCCGATCAATATGATCAATGGCCAGATTTGGCGCGCATAATCTTAGCAAGGATCGGGGCCCCTAATATAACAATGAATATACGAAACAGGTGATGCGCTACAACAAATCCCATATCGGCACCGACAATCAACGCCATGACGACAAGTTCGGCCTGCCCACCTGGCATAAGCGACAGAACTGCCTCAATCGCTGGAGCACGGTCATAAAGTACAATAAAACTTACAATCACCAGGGTGAGCAGCAATAAGAATACGCAAAACCCCAAACCGGCCAGGATATCCTTGCGGATTTCCTCTATAGAAATCCCAACATATTTAACGCCAATTCCAAGCGCAATAAAATATTGCGCCGCCCAAATAGCTTCGGCCGGCGGACGGGTCTGTAAAACTTCTGTCATACTGGCAAAAGCGGTCAAAAGCAGCGGACCAAGAATTGTGGCTCCAAACATATTGAAATAGGCGGCGATTTTCCATCCCGCTATGGCGCAAAACCCAAGGATAAGCAGTTGATCCAATGCAAAGCTATGCACGGGCTTGCCCGGCGCTTGATCAAGCGTCACCTGCCAAACAGAGGTTAAGAGAATAGGCAATAAGACCACGATAACCAAGACGCGCGTGGCATGAATTAAAGACATAGCCCGGACGTTGCCCCCAGCCTCCTCACCGAAAACCAACATATCCTGCAAGCCGCCGGGCATTGAGCCATAATATGCAGTGGGAAAATCATAGCCACAGAGGTTTTTAAAATACCAGACCCCAACCACGCCGCTGACAAAAACGATTATCGGGATAAAGATTAATGTATCCCACAGCCCCGGTAGACTTATCACAAAGCCTATTGTTACAGTTGCACCGGCAGCCACGCCCAAGATCGTACGCATCCCATCGTTTATAATTTTCACCGTTGTTAATTGTGCGCCAAAAACTGCGGCTATCAAACAGCTGCACAAGGGTCCAAACAGCCAAGGCAAGGGGAAATCCAACCATATAAAAATCAATGCGCCAATAAGGCCGATCCCGTGGGTTGCCAAATGTTTACCCATCGAGTTGTAACGCCTTCAAGCGATGTTCAAGTGATGCCTCCATATGTTTGCGCATTAGTTTAGCAGCTGTTTCCGGCTGACCCGATTTTAGGGCCTCGACAATGGCATCATGCTGCGAAACCACGTCTTTGACACGCTCAGAGCTTTCCAAAGTTGTTTTTCCCAACAGAACCAGCGCATGCGATAACGAATTATGGCTTTGCGATAGAAATCGGTTGCGCGCCGCGCTGAGGATACAGCCATGAAATTTACGATTAAGCATGGCCACTTTATAGGGATCCGTTGCCACCTGCATCATCTGCGCATTCAAAGTTTTAAGGGTATGGATTTCCGCCTTTGAGGCGTGCTTGGCTGCCATTTGCGCGGCGGTTGCTTCCAAAACAATCCGCATTTCATAAAGCTCAACAATTTCTTGCTGGGCTAAGACACGTATCATCGCTCCGACCCGCGGTTTATGCGCCACAAGCCCATCGGTTTCCAATCGACGGATCGCCTCTCGGATGGGTGTCCGGCTAACGCCAAAGCGTTGCGCTAGATCCGTTTCCAAAAGCCGGTCGCCTGGGCGCAGCTCACCGTTTTCGATGGCTGCCAATAATTTTTGATAGATTGGGGTGGGAGTCGACATGGGCACTCTTGAATGTTAATCAGCATATTGTATACGCTTGGATGCAATTATACAAGGAATGAGTTATGGGCAAGCGTTGGGATGTCGTTATCATTGGATCTGGAAATGCAGCCCTTTGTGCAGGAATTGCAGCCTGCGAACTGGGCGCAGATGTGTTAATGATCGAAAAAGCGGATCGCGACATGGCCGGTGGGAATACAAAATATACAGCCGGCGCTATGCGATTTTCTTATGAGACCAGCGAGGATCTACATCCCCTTTTGGCAAGGCTAGATGATCCGCGCATAGCGCGCGCAGATTTTGGAAGTTATACGCAAGAAAAATTTGCTGCTGATCTTTCCAGCTTCAATGATGGTGCACCGCTAAGCCAAGAACAACGGGTTCTTGTTTCAAAAAGCTATGAAACTTTGCTTTGGCTTGCCGGTCATGGCGTGACTTTTAATCCAATATGGTCTCGGCAAAGCTTTGAAAAAGAGAGGAAAATTATTTTTTGGGGCGGGCTTACACTTGCCGCAGAAAATGAAGGGGTTGGCCTTTTTGACATGGAATTAACCGCCTATGAAAAATTGGGAGGCGTCATCCGCTATAACTGCGCGTTTCAATCACTCAAAACTCGAGACGATGGAGCCGTTATTGGAGTAACGTTAACCTCAGGCGAAGAAATCGACGCCAATGCAGTAATCTTGGCCTGTGGCGGCTTTGAAAGTAACCCAGATTTACGGGCAAATTTGCTTGGCGCGGAATGGCGCGGTGCAAAAGTGCGCGGCACGCCGCATAATACAGGTGATGGGCTTTTGGCGGCATGGGCGCTGGGGGCGCAGCGCTATGGGCGGTTTAGCGGATGCCATGCTACGCCGATGGATTATTTTATGAAAGATTTTGGCAACCTCAACATTCCGCATAGCGAACGGAAGAATTATCGCAAAATTAGTTACTTTCTGGGTGTGATGCTAAATGAAAATGGGGCGCGATTTGTCGATGAGGGGATCGATTTTAGAAACTACACCTATGCGCAATTTGGCCGGGCCGTTTTGCAGCAACCAGGTCAAAAAGCGTGGCAAATTTTTGACAGCAAAGTCTTTGATCTACTGTATGAAGAATATCAGTTTTACGATGCCAGATATGAAGAAGCTGATAATATCTCGGAGCTTTTAGGTAAATGCAATGGATTAGATGCAGTCGCAGCAGAAGCGACGCTACAAGAATTTAATAGCAACACGAAAGGGTCAATTGATTTTGATCCAACGATTAAAGATGGTAAGTCGTCAATTTCTGCAGGGTTGTATAAATCTAATTGGGCACAAGCCATCGATTCACCACCTTATCGGGCCTATCCAGTCACCGGGGGGATCACATTCACTTACGGAGGTGTGAAAATCTCTGAAAGAGCCGCAGTATTGGATCAATCTGGTAACGCAATACCTGGTTTGTTTGCCTGCGGAGAAATGGTTGGCGGTGTGTTTCAAGGAGGCTACCCTGGAGGATCAGGGTTAACCTCTGGCGCGGTGTTTGGCAGGTTGGCCGGCATTGGTGCAGTTGGGAACCGCTTTGCGTGATTGTAGACAACGGCGCGCAGGAATATGTTTAACCCCATTTCTCAGCACCACCAATTTTTGTATTCTCCAATAAAGGTGCTTTCAGGCAAAAGGTCCTAAGCATCCGGAGTGGTTCTCTCAGACTAACTAGTCTTAACAACCAGCCATCTTTGATCTTTCCACTGGACTTCTTGTTATCCGCAAGCCTGTGTGTAGCTGTGCCCGAAGAGTGTCGGGCTCTGCTCGGTACGAGATGATTGTACGGAGTAAATGATGAGACTGGATTTGAATGGTTTGGCAGCTGCCTCGCGCGAGGCGTTAATGTCAGAATGGCGAGCGGTTGTGGGCCGCCCTCCTCCAAAACACTTAAGCAAACCCCTGATGGTACAGATCCTCAGTCATAGCTATCAGCTGGATACCGTTGGCGGATATACAAAGCGTTTGGATAGTCGCCTCAAGAGCGCAGCGCGGCGCGATATAGTGCGGCCTGCCTTTAAACCCGGAAGCCGCTTTGTGCGCGAGTATCATGGAATCACCCATGTGGTTGAGGTGGGAGATGACGGGCGCTTTGTTTGGAAGGATAAGAGCTTTAAGTCCCTCTCTCATACAGCACGCGCTATTACTGGCTATAATGTCTCAGGCTTTCAGTTCTTTGGGGTGCGCCCATGAGAGTGCTGGGAAAGCCTGTGGTGCGCGCAGCGGTCTATACTCGCAAAAGCTCTGATGAAGGTCTTGATCAAGAGTTCAACTCTCTGGATGCACAGCATGAAGCCTGCAGCGCCTATATTGCCTCACAGCGCCATGAAGGCTGGAAGTTGGTAAGGAAGCGCTTTGATGATGGTGGTATTTCTGGCGGGACGCTAGAGCGCCCTGCTCTATCGGCTTTGCTTGCTGATGTAGAAAGCGGTCTCATCGATATGATCGTCGTATATAAGATAGATAGGCTCACACGGTCTTTGTCTGACTTTGCAAAGCTTATTGATTGTTTGGACGCCAAGGGCTGTTCTTTTGTCTCTGTGACGCAATCCTTTAATACCTCCTCATCCATGGGACGGCTGACGCTTAATGTGCTTTTGTCTTTTGCCCAGTTTGAGAGAGAGGTCACAGCAGAGCGCATTCGCGATAAGATCGCTGCCTCCAAGAAGAAAGGCATGTGGATGGGCGGCATGGTGCCCTGGGGCTATAAAGTGCACTCAGATCCTAAAATACAGTCTTTAGAAATATGTGAGGTGCGATCCTCTGATATCCGGCATGTCTATGATCTCTATGAGCAGCTTGGATGTCTGAGCAAAGTAAAGCGTTCTGTAGATACACTCTGGCCTGAGAGAAACTGGAGCCGTGGGCGCATACACAACATTCTGATCAATCCCATCTATATAGGAAAGATCAGACACAAACGGGATGTCTATGAAGGCCTCCACGCAGCTATTATAGACCAAGGCCAATTTGATCGGGTTCAGGACCAGCTGCAAAGG
The sequence above is drawn from the Rhodobacteraceae bacterium IMCC1335 genome and encodes:
- a CDS encoding recombinase family protein, whose protein sequence is MRVLGKPVVRAAVYTRKSSDEGLDQEFNSLDAQHEACSAYIASQRHEGWKLVRKRFDDGGISGGTLERPALSALLADVESGLIDMIVVYKIDRLTRSLSDFAKLIDCLDAKGCSFVSVTQSFNTSSSMGRLTLNVLLSFAQFEREVTAERIRDKIAASKKKGMWMGGMVPWGYKVHSDPKIQSLEICEVRSSDIRHVYDLYEQLGCLSKVKRSVDTLWPERNWSRGRIHNILINPIYIGKIRHKRDVYEGLHAAIIDQGQFDRVQDQLQRRSVIKRGKHPSRGPSAFLVGKVYDETGDRLTPSRSKKSSGRVIRYYYSNRLISGGADPTGWRLRADMLEGLLSEIVVTRLTEALNQFRLAPQIKPHALVGAKERLEQLDIKGTLDLITRVDLCETKASIQLDVEKVAALIQVDPNKLDLEFLRVEEPVILRKRTNGTKLTWVGYKGEPNHALIRAIVTAQAWVEEIKAGRSMSDIMQAHNIPEGMIWKRIRLAFLSPKLLQVIVEGKTNRDLTIKMLTRHDLPRKWSEQETLFLS
- a CDS encoding tricarboxylate transporter yields the protein MDIFIDALPALGSAWAQILQPIVIGYLVLGVCMGLVIGVFPGLGGIAGLSLLLPFMFGMDPTLGLALMIGMIAVVPTSDTFASILMGIPGSSASQATVLDGFPMAKRGQAARALSAAFASSLFGGLVGAAFLTIFILVARPVVLLFKSPELLMVSIFGLSMVGILAGRIAIKGVVAAGLGLLIGSIGEGPFNGELRMSSYDYPYLTDGLKLVIVGLGVFAVPEIIALLRQDKAISDRQALGGGWLLGIKDWWRNKWLSARCSIIGVIVGVIPGLGGSVVDWIAYGHTIQTSKEKSEFGKGDVRGVIGPESSNNAKEGGGLVPTLLFGIPGSGSMAVFIGALALLGNGIDVGPSLLENNLGFTYSIVWLLALANVVGTIFCIALSGGIAKLTNIRFALLAPFIFMIISFAAFQSGQNLMDLVALFAIGFLGIMMRRFDWSRPAFLIGFVLANAVENYSNNANQIAGIRFRQSWEAGMNYILSPIVIVLIIITLLSVVIGLRQAKNILSEGEVPSGTKRAPLVFLICVIGFISYALWDALSIPDYAATDRVFPVFVASISLIGALVLLIQMMLVPETHGLFADRENSGEEQTAQYRLWPTLAWFAFLLILTALTGFIIALAVFLASFMRYRAQLGWPMTWVYSILGISFMLFMAWLLNRDFPPGLLQSYFDLPWPFT
- a CDS encoding isocitrate/isopropylmalate dehydrogenase family protein — protein: MAASTLKLLSLSGDGIGPEIVQATKTVLTALTQSCGLQIAWEDMEIGLSALKASGSTIPDTVITAAKEVDGVLLGPVSHNVYPPVSKGGLNPSGVLRRELELFANIRPALSLEALPNPISKPIDLVIYRENLEGFYADRNMASGGSEFIAVEGVALAMRKITAQGSKRIARAAFEGAMQRPARHVTAVHKANVMRLTDGLFLKEVRKMAAHYPDVVYDEILVDAAAALLVRDPGRFDVIVTTNMFGDILSDLASELSGGLGLAGSLNLGTEHAVAQAQHGSAPDIAGLNQANPTSLIRSTAMLLLHLGAIDPAALLTECLQSVLSDPTSRTRDLGGRLGTQEFAAHLANLIRKEKR
- a CDS encoding AbrB family transcriptional regulator, translated to MGKHLATHGIGLIGALIFIWLDFPLPWLFGPLCSCLIAAVFGAQLTTVKIINDGMRTILGVAAGATVTIGFVISLPGLWDTLIFIPIIVFVSGVVGVWYFKNLCGYDFPTAYYGSMPGGLQDMLVFGEEAGGNVRAMSLIHATRVLVIVVLLPILLTSVWQVTLDQAPGKPVHSFALDQLLILGFCAIAGWKIAAYFNMFGATILGPLLLTAFASMTEVLQTRPPAEAIWAAQYFIALGIGVKYVGISIEEIRKDILAGLGFCVFLLLLTLVIVSFIVLYDRAPAIEAVLSLMPGGQAELVVMALIVGADMGFVVAHHLFRIFIVILGAPILAKIMRAKSGH
- a CDS encoding FAD-dependent oxidoreductase, yielding MGKRWDVVIIGSGNAALCAGIAACELGADVLMIEKADRDMAGGNTKYTAGAMRFSYETSEDLHPLLARLDDPRIARADFGSYTQEKFAADLSSFNDGAPLSQEQRVLVSKSYETLLWLAGHGVTFNPIWSRQSFEKERKIIFWGGLTLAAENEGVGLFDMELTAYEKLGGVIRYNCAFQSLKTRDDGAVIGVTLTSGEEIDANAVILACGGFESNPDLRANLLGAEWRGAKVRGTPHNTGDGLLAAWALGAQRYGRFSGCHATPMDYFMKDFGNLNIPHSERKNYRKISYFLGVMLNENGARFVDEGIDFRNYTYAQFGRAVLQQPGQKAWQIFDSKVFDLLYEEYQFYDARYEEADNISELLGKCNGLDAVAAEATLQEFNSNTKGSIDFDPTIKDGKSSISAGLYKSNWAQAIDSPPYRAYPVTGGITFTYGGVKISERAAVLDQSGNAIPGLFACGEMVGGVFQGGYPGGSGLTSGAVFGRLAGIGAVGNRFA
- a CDS encoding D-2-hydroxyacid dehydrogenase family protein — protein: MKLAILDDWFNTLRGLTCFSKLNGIEVTVFTDHETDISKLAMRLRPFDALVLFRERTAITAELLDQLPNLKLISQRSVYPHVDVEACSRNGVLLCSNMHSGTPSFAAAEHTWALIMASMRQIPQQMASLQAGHWQMGVGKTLHGRRLGLYGYGRIGKTVAGYAEAFGMDVVWWGSETGRKRAKLNGQKVAPTRSEFFASADVISVHVRLKPETRGLITTTDFASMRPDALFVNTSRAALIEPGALLEALNAGRPGRAAIDVFDQEPITWPADPLATHPNLICTPHIGFVTEDEFELQFSDIFDQVIAFQAGAPINMINGQIWRA
- a CDS encoding DUF2924 domain-containing protein, which translates into the protein MMRLDLNGLAAASREALMSEWRAVVGRPPPKHLSKPLMVQILSHSYQLDTVGGYTKRLDSRLKSAARRDIVRPAFKPGSRFVREYHGITHVVEVGDDGRFVWKDKSFKSLSHTARAITGYNVSGFQFFGVRP
- a CDS encoding FCD domain-containing protein; this encodes MSTPTPIYQKLLAAIENGELRPGDRLLETDLAQRFGVSRTPIREAIRRLETDGLVAHKPRVGAMIRVLAQQEIVELYEMRIVLEATAAQMAAKHASKAEIHTLKTLNAQMMQVATDPYKVAMLNRKFHGCILSAARNRFLSQSHNSLSHALVLLGKTTLESSERVKDVVSQHDAIVEALKSGQPETAAKLMRKHMEASLEHRLKALQLDG
- a CDS encoding tricarboxylate transporter, with translation MATAAAAAFALPAQADVDMSGKTIEWTIPFSETGGSAKWANFFAPLLSEALPGNPSVVVKFMPGAGSTKGANWFQEQTNGDGTVMFGSSGSTQFPYLLGDPRVRYEYNDWNPVMASGTGGVAYLNAEDGAKFDGTANNLKDTTFIYGNQGATRLDLIPALAWEMLGMNVEHVLGIKGRGDGRKMFESGEATIDYQTSSGYLKGSAALVDAGKAVPMMTWGSLSANGDIVRDPTFPELPTFKEVCDATDGCETSGPKWDAWKAFFVAGFPSQKIAFLPAGTDQEIVDTFANAFAEIKARPDFAEISAKRLGKYPMYTGADAKAALGNAITVNAEAKGFVVDWLKDQFGVELK
- a CDS encoding 4-oxalomesaconate tautomerase; the protein is MSQTPIPFIFMRGGTSRGPYFNRADLPQNLDQLANVLISALGSGHALNIDGIGGGNAVTTKVAMLSRSNLPGADIDYFFAQVSVEDGLVDFKPTCGNILSGVASAAIEMGLHPSSEGETSVAIHAVNTGAEIIAKVQTPRGQISYAGQAAIDGVPGTAAPVELNFMKVAGSSTGAFLPTGNLTDEIDGIPVTCMDVAMPMVIARAADFGLSGYETRDELDKNTVFFQCMEALRIKAGAAMGMGDVRRSVTPKFGLIAPATHGGSLTTRYFMPWKTHPTMAVTGSQCLASCALTPGTVADGLLERPMEIPAKITLEHPMGSMEVLVDYRLKDGAFEHKSAGLIRTCRKLADGQVYVPAEIWDGHTGR